From the Bacillus tuaregi genome, one window contains:
- a CDS encoding helix-turn-helix domain-containing protein, translating into MKERKMDILLHPVRLRIIQKFLGGDEKTAKELAKLLPDIAQATLYRQLDTLVKANILIITEEKPIRGTIEKVYGLNLMEASVTSKDMDEISKEEHIQYFMFFTTQLLAQFESYLEKENVDMERDGVSYRQTAFYLSDEELRDFFMELVKVFQKASTNNPNPDRKKRFISTIIIPESE; encoded by the coding sequence GTGAAGGAACGAAAAATGGATATTCTGCTTCATCCTGTCCGGTTAAGAATCATTCAAAAATTCCTTGGGGGTGATGAGAAAACAGCTAAAGAGCTTGCGAAGCTTCTTCCGGATATTGCTCAGGCAACTCTTTACCGTCAGCTAGATACCCTCGTGAAAGCCAATATATTAATCATAACGGAGGAGAAACCAATTCGCGGAACGATTGAAAAGGTCTATGGTTTAAATTTAATGGAAGCGAGCGTTACATCCAAGGATATGGATGAAATTTCAAAGGAAGAACATATTCAATATTTCATGTTTTTTACCACTCAGCTTTTGGCACAATTTGAGAGTTACTTAGAGAAGGAAAATGTTGATATGGAACGTGATGGAGTATCATACAGACAGACTGCCTTCTATTTAAGTGATGAGGAATTACGAGATTTTTTTATGGAACTGGTGAAGGTCTTTCAAAAGGCATCTACAAATAATCCTAATCCAGATCGAAAGAAACGGTTTATCTCCACGATTATTATTCCGGAATCCGAGTAG
- a CDS encoding YczE/YyaS/YitT family protein, whose protein sequence is MGKRLIFYVFGISIACLGVTFILKSNAGAGPQDVVLMVLAEKSGLTFGTWVIISQALFLIFNSFLLKKRPEFESVITMVFWGLVVDFWMEIVFYDFELFLSTPLLRWGCFLLGVLLIGIGVGIYLTPNLPRMPYDGMMVALCERFQLSLMASRTIMEITFIMIGILIGGHIGAGTIVLVVCIGTIIQFFNRLSYKIYSIS, encoded by the coding sequence ATGGGGAAAAGACTGATTTTTTATGTGTTTGGTATTAGTATTGCTTGTTTAGGGGTTACGTTTATTTTAAAGTCCAATGCAGGGGCAGGCCCCCAAGATGTTGTCCTAATGGTTTTAGCTGAAAAGTCGGGTTTAACCTTTGGAACGTGGGTAATAATTTCTCAAGCTTTATTTTTGATCTTTAATTCTTTTCTATTAAAGAAAAGACCAGAATTCGAGTCAGTGATTACGATGGTCTTTTGGGGACTTGTGGTTGATTTTTGGATGGAAATCGTTTTTTATGATTTTGAATTATTTTTAAGCACTCCTCTATTAAGATGGGGGTGTTTTCTACTAGGGGTATTATTGATTGGCATTGGAGTAGGAATTTATTTAACGCCCAATCTGCCAAGAATGCCGTATGACGGTATGATGGTTGCCTTATGTGAAAGGTTCCAATTAAGCTTAATGGCATCAAGAACTATTATGGAGATTACGTTTATTATGATTGGGATCTTAATTGGAGGGCACATCGGTGCCGGGACCATTGTATTAGTGGTCTGTATCGGTACAATCATTCAATTTTTTAATCGCTTATCCTATAAGATTTATTCAATAAGCTGA